TACCTGGTGGCCCCCCGGCTGATCGCCGCCAGCATCATGACCCCCGTACTGACCGCCCTGGCCATCGGCGTGGCCCAGGTGGGCAGCTTCTTCGTCTGCATCGTCATCGCCGGCGTCGATCCCGGGGTCTACATCGCCGAGCTGGGCTCCCTTTCCGACGTCTGGGACATGGTCAGCGGGCTGATCAAGGCCTTCGCCTTTGGTCAGGTACTGGCCATCATCAGTTGCTACTACGGCTTCAAAACCTTCGGCGGCGCCGAGGGCGTCGGCCGCGCGACCACCGCCGCCATGGTCGTCTCCGCCGTCAACGTCCTGATCGTCGATTTGATCCTGACCACGCTGTTCTTCATCGCCTTCGACTGACGATGCCCGACGAGACCCACATCAGGATCGAGAACCTCCACAAGAGCTTCGGCGACACCGTCGTGCTCGAGGGGGTGAACCTGGAGATCCACCGCGGCGAGAGCGTGGCGGTCATCGGCCGCTCGGGCACCGGCAAGAGCGTGATGCTCAAGCACGTCCTCGGCCTGCTCCAGCCCACCGAGGGCGACATCTGGTGCCTGGGAACCCACATCAACTCCGCCGGGCTGTCCGAGCTGTACCAGGTACGCGCCCGGGTGGGCTACGTCTTCCAGTTCGCCGCCCTGTTCGACTCCCTGACCGTGCGCGAGAACGTCGGCTTCTTCCTCGACAACTGGCATCCCGAGCTGGGGGGCGAGGAGATCGAACGCGTCGTCGAGGAGAAGCTGACCCAGGTCGGCCTGCCCGGCACCGGACACCTGATGCCCGCCGAGCTCTCCGGCGGGATGAAGAAACGCGCCGGGCTGGCCCGGGCCCTCGTCGGCGATCCGGAGATCATCCTCTACGACGAACCGACCTCGGGGCTGGACCCGATCACCTCGGCCGCCGTCAACGAGCTGATCAACAAAACCAAGGACTATACCCGGGCGACCACGGTGATCATCACCCACGATATGCAGTCGGCCTACCAGACCGCCGACCGCATCGCCATGCTACATGACGGCCGGATCATCTTCGACGGCTCCAACGAGGAGATCCGCCACAGCGACGATCCCCGGGTCCAGCAGTTCATCGAGGGCCGCGCCGAGGGTCCCATCGACCCTCTGGGCGGCAGCACCAAGAAGCGGGCCAGCGAGGCCAACCTCTAGGCTGTTTTGCCAACCGTCGAGCGCTCCGGCGCCCGGCTGTGCTATCATTAGTTCCTACCATTGGTCCCCAGGGAACCTCAACCGGGTCGCGGCGGTATCTTTACCGCGTCCTCCATCCCGAAACAGGCAGCGGGTACTATGGCCAAGAAACGCTCCGTCGAGGCCAAGGTCGGCATCACCGTCGTCGTCGCCCTGGTGGTCTTCATCGCCCTGTTGTTCAGCGTGGGCGATCTGGACTGCTTCCGCGGCGGCTACCAGATCACCGTCATCTTCGACAGCGCCTCCGGACTGGTGCCCGACGCCAAGGTGCTCTACGCCGGTGTCCGTGCCGGCAGTGTCGAGAGCGTCGAGTGGTACAAGCCCGAGAACTCCGACCAGTTGATGGTCAAGGTCGTCCTCTGGCTCGAGGATCAGGTGATCGTGCGCACCGACTCGACGATCGCCATCCGCACCAAGGGCCTGATGGCCGAGAAGTACGTCGACATCACGCCGGGTTCGCCCGACGCCCCGAACCTGGAGCCCGATTCCGTCGTCTACGGCCAGACCGCCGTCGGCATGGATGAGTTGTTCGAATCCGCCGGCAGCATCGTGGTCAAGATCGGCGACGCCCTGGCCGAGATCTCCGCCCTGTTCGACGAGGAGACCGTGGCCAGCTTCAAGAGTACGGTCAGTCACATCGACTCGATGGTCGCCGAACTCGACGCCCTGATCCGCCTCTCCGCCCCCGAGGTCACCGCCACGATGCGCAATGTGCGCCAGATCACCGGGGACATCGCCGGTTTCACCGCCACCCTCAAGCGTATCGGCGCCAAGGTCGAGGGTGTGGTCGATTTCGTCGGCCCGCGGTTCGAGATGACGATGGAGCACGTCGATTCGATCACCGCCGAGGTCGACAACATCGTCAGCCACTTGAACGACATCATCGCCGCCATCGCCTCCGGCGAGGGCACCGCCGGCAAGTTGATCTACGACGACCGAACCTACGAGGAGCTCAACCAGACCCTGGAGAAGGCCAAGGAGCTGCTGGACGCCATCATCGACAACCCGCGCGAGTACCTCAACCTGAGCGTGTTCTAGGCGTCGCGGAGACGACTAATCACGAACGGCCCCCGCGGGGGCCGTTTTTCTTACAGCCGCCCGCCGGGCCGGCACAGTTTGTTCCACGACGAGTTCACCCGGCAAACCGGGAGAACTCGTCGTATATCGCGCGCCAGCCCGCCGGTCGTTCTTGATGTCGACCCTGGGGTCTTTCGAACACGGGCGACTGGGGACAGTCGTCCCCTACGGGAGCCGCAGATGAACGAAAACCGGGGCCCGCGGGCCCCGGTTGCTAACAACTCCGACAAGAAACCGTACCTAGCCCTTGAACAGCAGCCGGGTTTTGAAGAAAGCCCGGGCGGCGCGCTTCATGAACCAGAGCTTGAGGCGCTGACCGGTGTAGGACGGTGTCGTCTCATCCTTGAAGAAGGCGGCTTCCTTGGGCTGCAGGGTCATGGCCACCTGGATGCCCGGGGCGATGCCGGTGGGGACGCCCTGCTCCATCCAGATCTCGTAGGCCCGCTTGAAGATGGGGGCCATCTTCTCGTACCGGGGCGGATTGACGTGCTGCAGTTTGGTGCCGATGGTGGGGCGGAAGATGCAGATGGTGGTGGCGGCGCCCCATTCGGCGAACTGCTGGACGCCGGCGATGGTGTCCTCGGGGGGTTCGAGGCCGGCGATGATCTCGCCGTGAATGCGACCCTTGCCGAAGAGCTTCGAGCAGTACTTGATGGCGTCGAGGTAGCGTTGGCGGCCGATGTACTCGGCCTTGCCCGGACAGATCTCGGGAAAGATCTCGGGGTTGAAGATCTCGAGGCAGAAGGAGAGGTGGTCGACGCCGAGCTTCTTCAGCCTGTCGTACCAGGTGAAGTCGGGCACGGGCGGGCACTGGACGCCGATCATGGCGCCGGTTTCCTTCTTGACGGCCTCGAGGTAGGGCCAGAGGTGCTCGAT
This genomic interval from Candidatus Coatesbacteria bacterium contains the following:
- a CDS encoding ATP-binding cassette domain-containing protein, with protein sequence MPDETHIRIENLHKSFGDTVVLEGVNLEIHRGESVAVIGRSGTGKSVMLKHVLGLLQPTEGDIWCLGTHINSAGLSELYQVRARVGYVFQFAALFDSLTVRENVGFFLDNWHPELGGEEIERVVEEKLTQVGLPGTGHLMPAELSGGMKKRAGLARALVGDPEIILYDEPTSGLDPITSAAVNELINKTKDYTRATTVIITHDMQSAYQTADRIAMLHDGRIIFDGSNEEIRHSDDPRVQQFIEGRAEGPIDPLGGSTKKRASEANL
- a CDS encoding MCE family protein, with the protein product MAKKRSVEAKVGITVVVALVVFIALLFSVGDLDCFRGGYQITVIFDSASGLVPDAKVLYAGVRAGSVESVEWYKPENSDQLMVKVVLWLEDQVIVRTDSTIAIRTKGLMAEKYVDITPGSPDAPNLEPDSVVYGQTAVGMDELFESAGSIVVKIGDALAEISALFDEETVASFKSTVSHIDSMVAELDALIRLSAPEVTATMRNVRQITGDIAGFTATLKRIGAKVEGVVDFVGPRFEMTMEHVDSITAEVDNIVSHLNDIIAAIASGEGTAGKLIYDDRTYEELNQTLEKAKELLDAIIDNPREYLNLSVF